In the Andrena cerasifolii isolate SP2316 chromosome 3, iyAndCera1_principal, whole genome shotgun sequence genome, AATTGGAGGAGTAGGGCGCTCGGAGGTTACAAGCGAGGagtgattttgtaaaaacttTAGATCGAACTTGTGAGCAACCTCTAGCCATTTATTAAAAACCCAACATAGAATTTATTCAAAAGAGTTTCACTTTATTTCTACTCTGTTattgaaattcccgcgcaacTCTTGAGCTGAGTGCTTCAACGCTCCACGGGCACGTACCAGTCGCCTATTTAGAAATCTCCACGGAATCGCGCAACGACACcatgtacatgtttcgacaccctgtatatatcgactgtcgctaccgctatcatttactcgtcgcccggctaatccaacctaacctgaaacttacttcattaatatctcatcacgcttgcaatattttctaaatttaaaggcatttttcttatgtaaaccgcataccgtcaaggacccagttcctgatcagtacccaattcctgatcagtttagtatattaataccaaataataagcttattacgATACTAATTTATTCCCAAAAATTacgaaataattatgaagtattttgaaatttatacgcaaaatttgatgccTCAAATTAAAATGTGTTTTGATAAAACAAATATCAAAGTAAGACACTTGTAGCTACGCCTGGTTTGACGCCATTTTACTGTTGTTCAGTATAAGAGAGCACGTCGTGATTTTCAGTTCTTTTCTCTGATACTTTTGTAAATTCTTAGGTAATATATACTTAGTTAACTTCTTTGatactttaataatattaaataactaaattatgaatgttttctattctttttaatGCAAAAAAGTGGTGATTAGTTATTGGGTACAGTTTTTATATGCTTCCGCAATTCCTGATCACCTGATCAGCAAATAAGTTATTGAAGCAAGAATTTTGAAAACCGAAAATTTAATTATACAGTTGAAATTTACTagctaattttttgttattttccaAATTATATGTAATACTCTAAATTGAGTAATTTCTAATCAGGgttttgtgttaaaaaataaagggTGCATTTATTAAATCATCCAAGACATTTAGGTTAGCAATACGCACATAAATGATCAACTATTAAAATTTtgcattgaaaattttcaaataccaGCTAAAAGATTGTAAAAACTtcgttttataatataattgtaacaaatataaatgtatttcTTAGAATAGCTCGTGAGAGGCAGATAATCTAGAATGTCAACGTCGAAgaagctaaataaaaaatatcagcCTGATGATATGAGGAAGGCCTTAGAAGATATTAAAGAAAACCAAGTGTCTGTGCGAGCAGCGAGCAGTAAATATAATGTGCCATTTTCGACATTATGGTCCAAATATAATGGTAAATACCCCGTTGATGCGAGACCAGGTCCAGCGACAATTTTAACAAGCGAGGAAGAGCAGTTATTAGTCCAGTGGATCTTACATTTAAGTGCCACAGGGTTTTGCGTTGATAAGGAGCAATTACTAAATAGTGTACAAAAATTAGTACGAGATGGTAAAAGGGAAACACCATTCACGGATGGCAGACCATCAAAGCATTGGTATAACGCTTTTCTCAATCGTCATCCAGAGATATGTGTGAGGATGTCGCAAAATATAACAGCAAGAAGAGCTGATTTATCAGAAGAAGCGCTACGTGCTTGGTTCAAAGAGATTGAAGCAtatttatcttaaaaaaatcTCTTTGATATTGCACCAACTAGAATTTTTAATTGCGACGAGTCAGCATTTCTACTTATCCCACAACCAAAGAAGGTTCTCACAGccaaaaataaaacaagtgCTTATACTCGTATGACGACGGAAGAAAAAGAATGTTTAACTGTTCTAATAACGGGAAATGCAGAATGTTGGCTCCACCAATGATTTTGTATGCGTATGAAAGGATCCCTGGTAGCATTGCAGCTGCTGCACCACCAGGTTGGTCCCTGGGCCATTCAAAATCTGGGTGGATGACGCAAGAGAGCTTTTATGAGTACATTACAAGCAACTTTTATCAATGGTGTCTAGACACCAACATACAATTTCCCATTATTTTATATGTTGATGGCCACTTATCACACTTAACAATGACTCTAAGCGATTTTTGTATTAGCCATCAAATAGAATTAATAGCTCTCTACCCAAATGCCACGCACATAACACAACCAATGGATGTCGCACTTTTTCgacctttaaaaataaattggcgTAAAGTTGTGCGTGAATGGAGAATGGAACATAATGGAGTTTCAGTTGATAAAATAAACTTCGCAACTGTACTCAAACGAGCTATTGATATGCTTGAAACTCATAGAATACTTAGTAATGGATTTAGAGCCTGTGGATTATATCCCTTTTCACCTAATGCCATCGACTACTCCAAACTAATCAAGCAGAACAGCATGAATCTGACAGAAGACGGTACAGAAAGAAACCATGATTCGTCTCATATCCATCttatagaaaaaatattaatccgAATACATTGCAACTATTTAACCGAGCTCAACAATCAGGAGTATGGACCAGAGAGCTCTGTGATAAaagtctttttttatttttggttaaGAATTATTAATCAACAGAATGTACCAAACAATGAGGAAGGACAAGCATCTGCTGGTGATATGGTAGACTAATTTAATcaacatttatttaataattcttaTAAGTAGGTATATAGGTAGGTAGTTATTGTGTAGGAATATGATTTTTATATCAATTTCATAACCTCTGATAGGATCTGCAAGAACATTACGTTTTGAAGAGCATTTACTTCAAGGGCACGAAAATAATTCAGAAGAAAAATTACATTTATCTAATATCTATATAGATTGTTGAGAAGAGAAAGTTAAAAGTGTCACTATCGAGGCCAGGAAGGGCCGTCAGCCTATTGTCCTGTTTACGTAGAGGACACGCGTTTGTTTTTCGTCAGTCCAAGCGTAGGGCTGTTGCTCCGTCATATATTTTCAACTGCTTGAGCCATCTCTTAAGCCGGAACTAAGGTTCCCAAGGATTAAGGGTTCCACTCGGGTGGTCTGCATCGACGTGTTTAGACTGTCGCCAAAGCATCGTAAAACTATAAATTAAGTCCCGCTGTTTCGAGATTTGGAAAGTTCCCGTTCTCACGCCTCACAACCACCCTCGAGATTGACACGCCTTCGCCAATAGACAGTTTTCTTTTACCACCTCCCTGTTACAACTCCACCAATAGTTTAGTTTTGTTAGCCCTGTAATCTTAAGACTCCACCCCTGCGAGGAATCTTGGAGTCATCGTTCACGAGCTAAAGCGCCGTCGAGTCAGAAGCACATTAGAAACACAAGAAGAACCATCGAGCTCTGCTTGCGAGCAGAAGACTTGTCATAAGACTTGTACGTCGTTAAGATATGTAATCATCTCTGATAATAGTTTGTTGCTGAGTTTTTTATGTCAAATATAGACTAAGTATTGTGTTTTAAATTGTGTGCGGTGTATTTATCAGTCACCCTCATTACGTGCTTCTCATTTGGAACATCAGTTTTCAAATTCTTGGGCTCTTGCACAATATCATAGTGCAGGAGAAGTGGCCAGAGAATCGTGAAGATTTACAACCTTCAAACAAACCGACGCTCTGCCATAACATAGATCCTATTACCTTAACCGTTAATAATGAAGTATGTAACTTTCCGGTCACTCCGATGCCAGTCGATAAACAGACTGTTTGGGTCATCCATGAAAATGGTATCGAAGAAAATGTCAGTGTGGAGACTGACCATATCGTTAGACAAGAGTGTCTGGAGACATTGATCGGAAACACTGACAATAAGTTACCACTACACATAACAACGGAACAACATTCAATTAATCATCGTGCGTCATTACTTAAAGATCAGTGTTCGAAGGCATCatctaaaaatattgaaaacgaCTGCCCAAATGTAAAATTAGGTAACGAGAACATTGTACGTAGGTATCGAAGTGTATAGTGAAAACAAAAATAGTAGTACAAAATCACCgctgaaagataaaaataataattttcaatcaAATAAAAACAGTAACTATACCTGtcatattcttaaaaatattattaacgaAACTATAAAAAATAGGGTAATATAACTACATTCTAATTTCAGGAAATGCTCAGAAGATACCATCACCTTTTAAAAGATGCCTCTTTTGGCCCGAAAGAAAAtcagataatttaaaaagaagaagaaaagacaaaatACCAGCTGTAGCTAGATCTGAGGAATGGAGAGCATATTACAAAAATCTCTCTGAACAAAAACAAAAAgcagaggaagaaaaagagtACAAAAAGAATTTAAGATTGGTaaatcagaaaattaaaaaggaaaaagcaGAGGAGAAAAAAACAGCAGGTTTTAAGAAAGAAGATAACTAAAAAAGATTGACGAACAATGTACCAGTTAtgcagaaaaatttgtttttttttaattcaaatgtTATatttagtatatatatattctgttaATAAAGATGCCATAAAAATATgctattttaatgattttttatgcaatttatacatttcaATCTATTTGATTGGGTATTAATCTGATCAGGAAATACTCCCAGATGATttaggtgatcagaaactgctccctttgcatttttcaccttcaaagttaaattataaaataattattattatctttgcattttttttaataccaaattaaagattaaACATATAtctactgaaataacaaaacatcttttaaatttggtcaAGTTTTccatttacacgtttaaaaaaccACGATGGTTACtcttaacccgagagtaggcgcgcctAATAACTTACGTgagtaggcgcacgtcggtcatttcgaccgatggtaatgtaattaGAAATAACCTAATAAAAtggctaaaataatataaataatgcataacattgtattttacttacttcagaatcgttatacgtaaataattttcattttttatgataaaatgattaatcgtattataatattatgagttctggaaagtttatttttatacaaatgatgcattgcaattgattttaaaaataaaatgttatataaaaatttgtgcgaatgcaaaatataaaattacattgtctatttatcaatttgaatttaccacttgatttttaattttcaataatagcaattatctaatatattttatatttatatttgtttttcaaaaaatatacttataaatttatggtttcataaacgtattaaatatttatattttccacggattagaaactgcatcttgagaataaagaataaatacttacgtttccttcactcaaagtacacgcctcctctacatctgatatctctatatccgtagcatcaatttccgaatctgtatcgtgatcggattgtataacataatcggaatcttctgcggaatcactgatctcgtcttcaatgttttcaatcaataagaaatctcgaaaattagtattagccatgattgccacacagtacgcgtcgtacgcgacagacgaaatgagactaacggtagcaggcgcgctatggtcgaaaaggCCGACGCGTAaatatgtatgatttaaaacctacacgagtgaactaagtgtcgctccgtaacataaataagtcacgaactccttcaaagaggaatagctctacagaaaaagtaaacagtcgaacgctatgggtcatgtttcaaaacatatgaaatcgtcggtcgaaaagaccaaCATGCGCCTACTTTTGggttaagtgatcaggaactgggtccttgacggtataagctttcgaatcagaccaaattcaataaaatcggtccacgcgtaacagagatatcgtaatatcgtctccaTGGATCAGTCgaaaacggtaagatttttcttctgattcttcttcttcttcttttccagccaaaattttcgtcaacataatacgtatgtgcgttacacgcacaccttcgaccaaaagaaagactaacacatgtttcgttcgtcgattcgtcgactctcgggaccattcggcagggatcgtcgtccgtcattgtacatatacTGTTACGTATGTGAaatttcccatacgccgctctcaacaatttttcgagctcgcgtctgcaaAGGGGAAACGCCCTAAAATGCTTTCGCTTATCACAAACCACTAAGGggagtcatgatctcgaccatctggatcacgaccatgggaacgggcgtGACGGGACGACGACCCATacggatttccttatatggagatttctaACGAATTCCCACtcattttgggactatataaaccctttggtttctaccctttTTGGTTAAAAGCTATACAGTCACGCGTAAAGTTACGTCATGTTacgctcgtacagagttggttagATTCAGTAGGATCGGGCTCGAGTCGCCTTACGAACCAATAGTTAACCTCGCAGAATCCGCTAGTTCAGTTATATTCTGGGTTACGATTGAAATAACCATTCTTACGCCCCCCATCGCCAGTGCGTTAACACCGTGCAAATATTGGTAACTACATTATTTAATCactaatcgcgacacttacatttgtataaaaattgattattgaatatactaatggtgttcacttgtaaatcgagtagattcgataacccatcttttacccagcgatccttataatattagtagcactcacccactgatacaactttaccgctcgagttgtatcaaactttaattaagagttacgaggcattactaacatttcctgTGACTGCCTGATTTCGCATCCGGTTCGTTCACCTCCAgcaccaaaacaaggaatctttaccaacccagtggctccccgatttcgcatcgggttcgtccacgttttaaccctcctacggctccctgatttcgcgtcaggttcgtccgtattcaacagctccctgatttcgaatcaggttcgtctgtaaatctaccaacttccgaacagctccctggtttcgcaccaggttcgtctgtgaataatccaacctcctaacagctcctcgacttcgcgtcgagttcgtctgtgaatttcatcctagtgactccccgatttctcttcgggttcgttcacgacgtctaaccctcctgcggctccctgaccctttaaattcttttaaagtttcgaCGACGGTACGATGTCCCACACCGCAAGCATTTCccactaattttatcatttctttgTACTTCATCTCCGGAAATTGAGCTTTCTTGtcattgtaaatatttataataatcttTCTTTGTCCAGAGTGAACTATCTGTAAGAGAAACGTTTCCCATTAAATTAAAGTATACATTTTTCAGGCATTTCAGGTTAATATTTATCCTTGTAATATTTCAGTTGCTtataatacttcagttgcttataatacttcagttacatataatatttcagttacttataatatttcagttgcttacctttccttttttatttttttggatgGGGAACCGCGAAGTTGATTGCATTTTCCGTAATTTTATATCTGTGACAAATTTTTTGTCAACTATTCTTGAACAgacatttgcaataaaaaagagACAATCAAATCCGACAAAAAGTCGAAACACGCGGTATATACGAAAGTGGCGCCACGCCAATGCTTTCGGCGCAGAACAGACGCGCAGCCGAAAGACCATTCGTGGTGGCATAGCCAATGGGCGCCAacatgcgcagaaccggtctaaactcgtcggtcggcaggttccttctaaaATGACTTGGAGTATATGTATACTATTGAATTcacctaccaagtgtcaatccatcataaactgccaagtgtcaaataaggtgaattatccaaatttgaaatgtcacgagtttttacaatacatatgagactgaattattgtctcaattaacaaagtaagttgccatatttttttaatagatttcttatgtagagtcgcagacttggaagttgtccggagaaggttcgacagagaagcatcttcttgcgcataagtttctggaaatttgtaccatgcatgtacaaaataatatattgtagtaacaaattgcattgtatttaaattgccagatatttgtataccagcaatttagagtttttatgtaaagcttatattatagaaatgaaggggacacacaggcttggatagaattcAAGGAGACGCACAGGCAtggatggatagaaatgaaggggatgcacaggcttggaggttgccCGGAAAAGATTAAATAGACAGAGCATCTTGCTTCGcaaagtttctggaaatttgtcaaacaaggaaaatcgacaaaatttaagaattaagaaaatagattatggttgactgcttgcaatgtagagcatgTCACATTTGTAGGCTGCGGCCCTGAACTAGCATCGGGCCTGGGGTTTTTCCAACGCCTGGTCAGCGTATGGTCGGTTCGGCGAGTACGTTCGACTCGCCGAATACGCGGCCGAAGACGACGCGACCTTTATGAAAGGGttgctatttttattaattaaagtatttgttttaaattctgtCGACTCAATTTCCCTCTCACCTTCAGCCATCCCtacacattagtgaagaaagtactcTGAAAACTCccttgatgtttttcaattttttgtgaaagacatttgtaatactttaataaaatccacagtagttcccacgctattcattgattttattagtttcccattaacaatatttcaattcaccactaAACATACTAAACTAATTTAATTCcaaaaccaataaattgtgtgttgaaaatattgaatctcttcgttcattttcgctgaattattaccattagcatttaaattttctgcaacaagattttctgccatacgctctcatcTCCTTCGAacacattatgtagtctctacacttaatATATAGCAAAAAAGGCCACTCTACTTATGTTTTCAGatttcaggaaataatttggaCAATGTTGGATAGAATCTGAGACAATGGAATAATATTGTACTCATTCGATACTAGTTGCATTGTCACTGTCTTGATACGGCGTGAATAcaccttttattttaataagctTTATTCCAAGCTTTATTCTTAATAGGATATTGTGGAATTGGTTGACCGACAAGAAGGTGAAAAACTGCTGCGACAAACACTGACAAAGTCATCGATCAATCAATATCAGCACTTTATATATGCACCACTGTAAAGagttatccccataaaaaactttaaaaaagtaaaaaaaattacgccaagtacatgaaatcaaataaatcacaaaaaatagaagataataataataataataaagaaaaaagatgtgaaatcaaaatgagctgcaagtacataaaggtgctttccaactgcgcttaaccctcgagcgggcgcgccgGTGAACTCAGTTCACCAATCCgcgtatttctttgtttacgtcTCGGGAAGATAAACATTCCCTCCACACGCTCGTCGTATGTGTCAAGAATCGCGTGATACTTGTCCTAGTTGATTTTCAGTTGTTTAACCGAGCTAGTGCCTGTTATTTTCACCATTGAAAGCACGCAAGGCACAGTGTCCCGCCATGTAAGTGACTTCATAATGTTTTTGAAAACTAAATTTCACTGCCTTTCTTATTCGTTTATACTCAATTATATACAAATGGAttgttttttacaaaatacCATTTTACAGAGCAAAATTTACGAAAGAAAAAGAGTATGAGCGAGTTCTGTGTGAACTTTCAGATGAGGAATATGATAACCGCACTCCTGAATGCGATTCTGATTTCTCCGATGGAGAAGCAGAAATAGTACATGATGTGGATCACGATAGTGATTCTATGCaagggtgaaggtcttttttaggggaatgacatagttggggtagatcgggaggaaaccttggcacgaaaaccagtttcgcgacacaaggctagttgagggagtttaggcacgaaaaccagcttcgcggcactaaggagggtaggactttggcacgaaaaccagtttcgcggcacaaagtgaggcaggagttaggcacgaaaacaagtttcgcggcactaggaacgatgggagttaggcacgaaaaccagtttcgcggcactaggaacaaTGGGagttttggcacgaaaaccagcttcgcggcacaagcaaccagggaaggtaaagcagtaatcaagcaccagagtgacacccgttagacacaagcatgggtatttaaagtcctgataattggatttaccgttgcattaatataagaaacctcgcgttatttttctttgtaatagaggtaacggtatggtcgtacaaggcctatacgaaagtaagccttgtaaacactgtaagaaatcccggagttcgcgaaccgagatcagctgttgcagtagcttgttatgattcggtaattccgtaatcgaaggatcactacaataattcgaagcgttatttagaataagaacgtttattcagtttaaagcatatgtggtaatattataataatgcgtggcacgttaagcattagcacaaaacatttatataaatggtaatcaatagcaatatatatacagggtgtcccactaaggagtggacagcgcgatatctcttaaagtattgtcgataaaaatataaaaaaaatagcgaattgcatggttcgagggggcccatttattagcccgaacgaattttgttttcgattattattttaaaagatacgatggtcaagttcggtttttcaaatggaactatttttttttaaaacctgagttgatagtgcgttccaagacaaattcaataagctttaatgtatacactttatttccactggtttttaagatattgcgcttgcaaatttactgattttcactgcaagaaacccctctggaatggcaaaaaccgggggcggtcttactggcgctacgggtggcactgcctgttgaaatggatacttacctgccaaaggtctacgccagaaatggcaggcccaaaggctggacaattcttttccgtcagaaatgctacttaggtaggtacatctgcggtatcgagaagcgcatcgttacttttatttcgcacttgcttctacgctcggatggccggttcttttgggagggatgcaagttggattggttaggttaggaggagtgaaagttgctagactaaatttcaaccatagggagcagattgtatcagaaccaatcgcatttgcatccctcacaaaagaaccggccatccgagcgtagaagcaagtgcgaaataaaaataacgatgcgcttctcgataccgcagatgtacctacctaagtagcatttctgacggaaaagaattgtccagcctttgggcctgccatttctggcgtagacctttggcaggtaagtatccatttcaacaggcagtgccacccgtggcgccagtaagaccgcccccggtttttgccattccagaggggtttcttgcagtgaaaatcagtaaatttgcaagcgcaatatcttaaaaaccagtggaaataaagtgtatacattaaagcttattgaatttgtcttggaacgcactatcaactcaggtcttcaaaaaaaaatagttccatttgaaaaaccgaacttgaccatcgtatcttttaaaataataatcgaaaacaaaattcgttcgcgctaataaatgggccccctcgaaccatgcaattccctattttttttatatttttatcgacaatactttaagagatatcgcgctgtccactccttagtgggacaccctgtagatgaacatgaagtatgcgagtattagcaatagacaagaatatgaaatgcAATAAGTAGTGGCAATGGGTAATAATATATAACAATATGCATTTAGCAATAGAcagtaatatgaaaagcaataagggtTAGAAATATTAAGATaatataagtaatattaataagtaatattaattgctcacagttgacGTCGAAGATAACTTACTCGATGAGCGAAGTCGCACTGAATTTATTGTTGGTTAGGTTTAAGAATTGTTTACGCAAAGTATGACTTCCTTGGAAGTGTTTCCGTCGAAGAGAgatacggcctctggggcccttctATTTAtgcagtgtttaggtatgaggggtgtgcgcggtatgcaccgtgactcacgcacgaaatatgcgtcgcaataggacttccggggtttttatttGGGGCGTTCGAAACGGGGTACTCAACCCATTGGATGGATTTTGGGTGTTTTAATTGGAAAGGGGTGAGAGTGGCTAGTACTTGATGAGTCGTAGAGAGGGaatgagacgtggtctcgatttaagagggttttagGACGAGAGGCTTGTAtatgagggaggagatcgtgcctcgtagggcgacgATGGGGAGGGGAATTTCGTTGTTGACCATctcgagatggggaccgctcAGGTACATCGCCTAGATGGTCAGTGGTTGGGGAAAGAGGTAAGAGTTGAAATTAAGGATTCCGGTAGAGTTGTGGAGTGATTTATAGGGGAGAATTTAATTtataccgcgcgaaaaatagtgggacgtcacagcGTACTTGCTGTTTACGGAGTACAGAATTTCCGAATACCAAGAGAGcagcaaaagtagcaaaattgagatttcgtgcccacggttgccaagcgctgtttcgctttttttaaaagtcacagcatgtgaaatagccaataggaagcgcatttacagagaaatcaggtgaagtgacggcacgtttggtgcgtgaaagtgactttacacagcaattaagcatttttatgatgaattgatgttactatttattacaaagcgtgctaaaactgacccaaaaaagttcagtcaaagaaatcccttaaaatggctgaaatattaagttttttcttcctcctgtaaaatcggtaaaatgcagaaccgcggtatttacaaactgctcatacgcggtgttgcagtatcaccgacgatatgGTTCGTCGAGAGGAACGAGTTGATATAATATAtgataagtattattttttcgtAACGTTTACGAATTTTGCAATGAGATATATGTTTCatacagttttttaatatttcagcgAATAATGAGATATCGCAGTAGCATCGGATTGTGGAGATTTGGATGTTTTGAGTCTGGTTCATATTGGTGACGTGCAAGTACGCGTAGGTATAGTATACTAGGTAACAGTGAGAGAGGAGTGGATTATAAATAATTAGGATATGCCGTGGATTTCGTTGCTGCCGCCGTCGCCGCCACGAGGATGCTATCATCCCTCCCCGAGGAAACTCCCAACCTTCTCCGAGGATGCTGTCAATCCTCCCTAAGAATGTTGTCATCatcgaccacgacgacgacgacgatgaaaCTGTTGCTGAGGATTGTCGTCCTCGATGATGCGATACCGAGGCATGCGGCAACGCGCAGGTAGTTATATACGTCGATGTTACTAGTGACCGTAACGATGTCGTTGTCATTGCTGTAAACACGAGTATGCGTTGTTGACAACATCACTGtgtacatttttttgttattgatAATGAGTTTCTCAATGACAGTTGAAATGTACAGATGATCGTTGTCCAAGTCAACGTATCGATACTTTTGGAGGTCGAATATGTGTGATAGTGTCACAGTGTGCAATCACCGTAACACTACTGTCAATTAAGGgggga is a window encoding:
- the LOC143367267 gene encoding uncharacterized protein LOC143367267, with translation MSTSKKLNKKYQPDDMRKALEDIKENQVSVRAASSKYNVPFSTLWSKYNGKYPVDARPGPATILTSEEEQLLVQWILHLSATGFCVDKEQLLNSVQKLVRDGKRETPFTDGRPSKHWYNAFLNRHPEICVRMSQNITARRADLSEEALRAWFKEIEAYLS